The Bdellovibrionota bacterium genome segment ACGCCTCCTCGTTGTAACAGGGCATGACCAAAGAGAGCCCGGGTTTGCTCGCCATGAAGAGAAACAGCGTACCAGGTCATCCTTGGGCTGCGAATGAATTCTCCCGGACCTCTACTACTTGTGGGCCGCCGGTCTTTACGCTATATGCTCGGCGCTCCGATGGCCTATCGTGTGGTGGCACTCCCCGGCGACGGCACCGGTCCTGAAGTCATGGACCAGGCGCTGAAATGCCTGGAAGCCGTTCAACAAGTAACCGGCGTCCATTTCGACGTCGAAAAAATCGACTGCGGCGGACAGTACTACTTGAAATCCGGCCAGAAATCCGAAAAGTCGGACTGGCCGGACGGCTCCTTTGAAAAATGCGAACGAGCCGACGTGATTTTGCTCGGCGCGGTCGGCTGGCCCGGACCGGACGGCTCACCCGTCACGATGTCGAACGGAAAAATGGCCGGATGGTCGCCCGTGATCGGCAATCGCACCCGGCTCGATCTTTACGCCAACGTCCGCCCCGTGAAGCTTTACCCCGGCGTACAACATCGCGTGCATGGCCGGCACCGCCAAGTGTGGGAACCCGAAAAAGTCGACATGGTCTTCGTTCGGGAGAACACGGAGGATCTTTACTCCGGCATCGGTGGAACGCTGCGCCCGGGCGGAAAAGAAAAAGTGGCGATCGACACGCGCGTCATTACACGGGAGGGATCGGAACGGGTGATCCGATTTGCATACGAACTCTGCCGAAAACGGGAACGGGGCGCCCCCGCCGACGGGAAGAAACGGCTGACCTGTATCCTCAAAGACAATGTCTTGGAAGGTTGCCGCCTGTTTGGAAAAGTCTTTCGAGAAATCGGCAAGGACTACCCCGAAATCGCTCAAGAGACCGCCATCGTCGATGCGTTCACACAATGGTTGATCACCAAACCGGAGTGGTACGACGTCCTCGTGACGACGAATATGTTCGGCGACATCGTGACCGATCTCGCGTCCGTTCTGCAGGGCGGCATGGGAATGGCGGTGGGAGCCAACATCGGCGACCGGCACGCGATGTTCGAGCCGATCCATGGCTCGGCTCCGAAATACACGGGACAGGACAAAGTGAACCCGTTCGCTATGATCCTGGCCCTCAAAGAAGCTCTCGATTGGCTGGGGACGAAAAACAAGGATAAGAAACTGGTGGACGCGGGGCGGGCGATCGAACAGGCCGTCGTTTCAATCCTCAAAGACGGCAAGCCGCTCACGTACGATCTCGCCGGCGAAGGCCAAGCGGCCAAGGGCTCTGAGGTTGGGTCGGAGGCCGCCAAGCGGCTGAAGACGTTCTTGTAATAGGTCCCGAAAGTTTATTTTCCCAACCGGCCTCGAATACGGCTCAAGAACCTTCAGGCGCTCGGCGATCTGAGCCAGTTTTCGCTCGACCAACGATCTTTCAACGGGACTCATTCGCCCTTTTCGAATTTATCCAGGGCCCGCCGTTGGGCCTTTCGGAGTTTTTCCGTATCCACGAAGCGCCGGAAAGCGAGGGACTTGAATTCCGTAAAGAACGCCGGGTTGTCCGAATAAAGAAGCGCCCCGGTCCTGGCGATTTGCATCGCGACCACAGGATCCGCGCGACGTAAATCAACGACGTCAACATTGCTCCAATGCGTCTGCCGAACGATATCCGTTGTTACGGAAATTTCGTCCCAACCATTCCTCGGCCAAAGCGCGATATCGAGGTCCGAGCCGGAGGACATACGGCCGGTCGCCACGGAGCCAAAAAGCATCACCATTTCAAACTTTCCGGATTCCCAGAGGGGCTTTAATGCGTCCCGGATTTCCTCCACCGTTTGCGGCTTCCCCATAAAAAAAGTCTATCGCAAAGATTCGTCCCTTGCATTGAATTGGACAGCCCTCAACTGAGCTAACCTGGCGTCTTTTGGAGCCAGCAGGTCCAGCTCC includes the following:
- a CDS encoding isocitrate/isopropylmalate dehydrogenase family protein, with protein sequence MLGAPMAYRVVALPGDGTGPEVMDQALKCLEAVQQVTGVHFDVEKIDCGGQYYLKSGQKSEKSDWPDGSFEKCERADVILLGAVGWPGPDGSPVTMSNGKMAGWSPVIGNRTRLDLYANVRPVKLYPGVQHRVHGRHRQVWEPEKVDMVFVRENTEDLYSGIGGTLRPGGKEKVAIDTRVITREGSERVIRFAYELCRKRERGAPADGKKRLTCILKDNVLEGCRLFGKVFREIGKDYPEIAQETAIVDAFTQWLITKPEWYDVLVTTNMFGDIVTDLASVLQGGMGMAVGANIGDRHAMFEPIHGSAPKYTGQDKVNPFAMILALKEALDWLGTKNKDKKLVDAGRAIEQAVVSILKDGKPLTYDLAGEGQAAKGSEVGSEAAKRLKTFL
- a CDS encoding nucleotidyltransferase domain-containing protein codes for the protein MGKPQTVEEIRDALKPLWESGKFEMVMLFGSVATGRMSSGSDLDIALWPRNGWDEISVTTDIVRQTHWSNVDVVDLRRADPVVAMQIARTGALLYSDNPAFFTEFKSLAFRRFVDTEKLRKAQRRALDKFEKGE